A single window of Melospiza georgiana isolate bMelGeo1 chromosome 19, bMelGeo1.pri, whole genome shotgun sequence DNA harbors:
- the DHRS13 gene encoding dehydrogenase/reductase SDR family member 13, whose product MGWALLAVGLLLALYTLLRHGLRPAPRPRARPELRGRTAIVTGGSSGIGAATALELARCGARVILATRSARRGEAAASRIRRETGNNEVLFMRLDLASLRSVRAFASTFLRQEPQLHLLINNAGVSAGGTTEDGFSLPFQVNHLGHFLLTQLLLERLRSCAPSRVVIVASSAHCAGRLRPERLGRPPSGLFSAFQDYCDSKLANVLHARELATREQGTQVTCYAVHPGFVNTSLFRHAPLWLQALLVPLAWLLFLEAAEGAQAVLDCATQEGLEPLSGRYFTHSGPRVPWPAGRDDRLARALWEGSERLVGLGTPEGHGEGHGEGPAALTAQ is encoded by the exons ATGGGGTGGGCGCTGCTGGccgtggggctgctgctggcgctGTACACGCTGCTCCGGCACGGGCTGCGCCCAGcgccgcggccccgcgcccgccccgaGCTGCGCGGCCGCACCGCCATCGTCACCG GGGGAAGCAGCGGCATCGGCGCGGCCACGGCGCTGGAGCTCGCCCGGTGCGGGGCCCGCGTTATCCTGGCGACCCGCAGCGCCCGGCGGGGAGAGGCCGCCGCCAGCCGCATCCGCAGG GAGACTGGGAACAACGAGGTGCTATTCATGCGCCTGGACCTGGCCAGCCTGCGCTCAGTGAGAGCCTTTGCCAGCACCTTCCTGCgccaggagccccagctgcACCTCCTCATCAACAACGCGG GGGTGAGCGCCGGGGGCACCACAGAGGATGGCTTCAGCCTCCCATTCCAGGTGAACCACCTGGGCCATTTCCTgctgacccagctgctgctggagcggCTGCGGAGCTGCGCTCCCAGCCGGGTGGTGATCGTGGCCTCCAGCGCGCACTGCGCCGGCCGCCTGCGCCCCGAGCGCCTGGGCCGGCCGCCCTCGGGGCTCTTCTCCGCCTTCCAGGACTACTGTGACAGCAAACTGGCCAACGTGCTGCACGCCCGCGAGCTGGCCACGCGTGAGCAGGGCACGCAGGTCACCTGCTACGCCGTGCACCCAG GGTTCGTCAACACCTCTCTGTTCCGGCACGCTCCGCTGTGGCTGCAGGCCCTGCTGGTGCCgctggcctggctgctgttcctggagGCGGCCGAGGGCGCTCAGGCCGTGCTGGACTGTGCCACACAGGAGGGCCTCGAGCCCCTCAGCGGCCGCTACTTCACCCACAGCGGGCCCCGGGTGCCATGGCCGGCGGGGCGCGATGACCGCCTGGCACGGGCGCTCTGGGAGGGCAGCGAGCgcctggtggggctggggacaccggagggacatggggagggacacggggagggccctgctgctctcacgGCACAATAA